Part of the Pseudomonadota bacterium genome, CCATTCGAGGCCGAAGGGGACCTGGTTTCAATGGCATCACGCATTGAAGCGTTAACACGCGGTCTTCTTACAAAGGCTAATCAGACCTATCTTGGGGTTGATGAAGATACCGTAACGGCAGGATTCCAATCGAACGCAGGCGACCTAAATGGAAACTCCCCCGGGGTATTCGGGCTCTTTGACTTTGATTTTTCAGGGGTTAAGGATGTTGATGGTGATGGAATCCCATCGTTGAGTGACCTGACGAGCACCACCCCATTGATAAGCAATTTTTCGAGCCTAATAAAGCTAGGCTTTACGAATCCAGCGGAGTTCGCAGCGGCTCGTGATAACGATCCGGCTAGTGGGTCTAAGGTCTTTCCGCCGGGGGACGGGCAGAATGCGGCGGCGGTTGCGGCGTTACGCAGCACATCATCTGCCTTTGCACTTGGAAACTTTTCGTTTTCCGGCACCATGGAGGAGCTCTATAACTCCTCTGTCAGCTATGTAGGAAATGCCAAGGCTGCCGCGCAACTTGCGGTGCAGGTTTCTGATGCAAATCTGTTGAGCGCTTCAAATAAGCGTGATGAGTTCTCTGCAGTCAGTTTAGATGAGGAGTTTGCGAATCTTATTAAGTACCAGAAAGCCTTTCAGGCCTCTGCGCGTATGATTAAGACAGCGGGTGAATTACTAGATCAGATAGTGAGCCTTATATGACACGAATCTCAGAAACACAGGCGCAGCGCCAACTAGTTTCACGCACAATTGAGAATAAAAAACGGGTGAACACCTTCGCCAATCAAGTAGCAAGCGGAGTTAAGGCTGCGTTACCTAGTGATTCAGTGGATGCTGGTACCATCGCCCGCTATAAGCATACCCTTGATAAGATCGATTCTTACACGACCACGATTCAACGCACCAAGAGTTTTCTTACCTTTCAGGACGATGTATTAAGTCAGGCTAGCGATCTGCTTGTGCGTGCCAAGGAGATCGCCCAGCAGGGAGCGAATGGATCGGTCAATAATACGGCCCGAGCACATCTGGCGGAAGAGGTCTATCAGATCCGTGATCATATGGCGAGTTTGGCCAATTCTACCTATCAGAGTCGTTTTGTTTATGGAGGAGCGGATGACGACGATCCGCCCTATGATGTGGCCGCATATACCGAGCCAAGCAGTGGCCCAGCCCAGACCCGCTACGTTTTTGATGCTGAGTTAGGTACCGCTACAATTAACACCTTGAATGTTACCGATGACCTTTCGATAGCTATGAACACTCCGGCCAATAAGGTTTTTGGAGGTGCGATTGAGGCTCTAGAGCGGTTGGGTCGTTCTCTTGCTGGATACAGCACTACGCCTAGCTCCGGAACGCCAGATGGTGGTGGGGTAGCTTACACATTTCCGACCGACTATCAGACCCAGACGGCAGCTATTCTTAGCTCTATCAATCAGCTCAACGTGTCGAGAGACAACGATATTCTGCCAGAGCGTGTTAGTGTTGGAGGAAGATTGCGACGACTTGAGACCGGGGAATCGCTTCTTAGTCTTACTAAAAATAGCGCCCTTGAGGTGCTCTCCCGTATCCAGGATGCCGATGAGACCGAGTCCGCTGCTAACCTGGCGCAGGCACAGACCGCCTTACAGGCCTCTTATGCCGTAACTGCTAAGGTGCTAAGGCTCACTATTCTCGATTATATCTAGCATTTAGATCTCCTCTGTCCACCCCCTTTGACAACTTGTAAGAGAAGGGGAATGCTAACTAGCATTCATAGGAGGCACATATGGCAGCATTACAGCTTTTTGATCAGAGGATGGAACTTTGGAGGCGCTCGTTTGAGCAAGCTCTTTCGTTTGACCGATTTATAGCGCAGGCAGAGCCCGCCCATAGAGAGCGCTGGGCTAGGTACCGGGAGCAGGTTGCGCTTAGTGCGGCTCAACATAAGCTATTATCACACTTTACTCGCACGTTAAATGTGTTGGTCTTGGCTGGCACGTGGTGTGGTGATTGCGCTCGGCAGTGCCCGATGCTGGCTGCTATAAGTGCGGTAACCCCAAAGATCGATCTCAGGTTCGTTGATAATCAGAGTAATGTAGAGCTTAGAGATGAGCTGCGAATTCATGGTGCTGCACGTGTTCCGGCGACCATTGTACTCTCGGAGGATATGTTTGAGGTGAGCCGTGCATCAGATCGCACCCTCTCTGTATATCGCCGCAAGGCTCAGAATGAGCTTGGCGCTGCGTGTGATGCGGGCATTGTACTACCTCCAGCGGATGAGCTAGCTTTAGAGCTAAATGAGTGGGTTGAATATTTCGAGCGTGCGCACCTTATGCTCAGAGTTTCGCCTTTCCTGCGCACGCGTCATAACGACTAGTATGCGTCAGATAGTTCTTATTCCTGTTTATAATGAAGAGGAGCACCTGCAGGGTCTCTTGGGGCGTCTGCGAGAGATCTACGAGGGCGATGTGCTTTTTGTTGATGATGGTTCGATAGATTGCTCGCCGCAACTCTTACGAGAGCTAGAGAGCTCCAATACCCGTATTATTATGCAGCCTGAAAACCGTGGATATGGAGCTACCTTGCTACGTGGATTCTCTGAAGTAATCAGAGCTGGATATGATTACGTAATTACTATGGACTCGGATGGGCAGCATCGACCCGACTGGATCCCTGAATTTTTTGAAGAGGCGATAGGCTGGGATGTGGTCTCAGGTAGTAGATATCTGCACGAGATCGAGGGAAATGAATCGGCACCGACCGATCGGCGTGAGATCAACACGAAGATCACGGCACTTGTTAATGAAATAACCGGATTTTCACTGACAGATGCTTTTTGTGGCTTTAAAGCGTACAGGGTAGCTGAGCTTGCAAAGTTGCAATTATCTGAAATGGGTTACGCTATGCCGCTACAGCTCTGGTTGCAGGCAAAACATTTCGGACTCCGTGTTACAGAGCGGCCTGTCTCTCGTATTTACGACGATCCGGATAGAAGATTTGGAAATGGGCTTGATAATCCTGATGTTAGGATGCAATTTTACCTGGACACGATCAGCAGGGAGCGAAAGATATGGAGCATATAGCCTTAGTTATTGCGCCGCATCCAGATGATGCAGAGATTGCGATGGGTGGAACCATAGCGGCGCTTATCTCTCAGGGAGTGCGTATAGTAGTGCTAGACCTTACCGATGGTGAGCCTACTCCGTTTGGTTCCCCTGAAATTCGAGCGCGTGAAACAAGGGAGGCCTCGCAGGTGCTTGGAGTAGTAGAGCGGCGCACGCTCGGAATCAAAAACAGGGAGATCTTCGATACAGTAGACAACAGGAATGCGATTGCCGCAGTTATCCGAGAGGTTCGACCAACGCTGCTCTTTGCACCCTACTGGGAGGATGCACATCCAGATCACGTTCAGGCTAGCGCCCTGGTTGATGCGGCCCGCTTTTACTCAAAGTTCGTTAAGAGCGAGATACCGCATGAGCCATGGTATCCTAAAAAGCAGCTCTACTTTTTTTCAACTCATCTTAAGGTGCGTGTTTCTCCCTCGTTTATCTATGATATCTCGCCGTTTATTGAACAGAAGATTACAGCACTTAACGCATACAGATCGCAGTTTTATGATAATACTAAAAACATAGGACGGATAAGCGAAATCCGGAGAGAGGCACTTTATTGGGGAGATCAGATCGGTGTTGCAGCAGGGGAGCCGTTCGTATCACGCGAGGCGCTGCGTCTTGATCAAAGCGGGTCAATCTTTAACTTATGAGCGGCGATTATCAGGATATTAAAGACACTATTGAACCTCCGTATGGTGAGTGGAGCGAGATATTGTCGGCTAACCTGAGCATGCTTGAGGGATTTAACCAGCTAGCGAGGCAGGAGATCCGTAGCGAGGTGTTTGTGAAAGCGCAGCGCTATACAGCGGAGCTTGTAATACGTGCCTTAAAGAGCGGCATCCAGATCGCCCCTATACCCAATGACGATAGGCCTGATAGCGCCGTTATAATGACGGGGCATCAGCCCATTATCTACCATTCAGGCTTATTGATTAAAGAGCAGTTGCTTGTACAGGCCGCAGATAATCTCTCTGCTACTCCCGTTAATGTAATTATAGATACAGACGCAGGAGATGCCGGAAAGGTAACGTGGCCTCTAATTAGAAATGGAGAGCTAGCTATTCAGCAGGGTAGCCTGGTTAGAGGCGAGGGGGCGTTGTTTATAGAGCAGCAGGTTGCAGCGAAGCCGCAACTTATAGAGCTGTTTGGTCGCATTAAAGGTGATTTAAGAGAGGCTAAGTTAGATAAGGCAGCGCTCAGTGTTGGGCAGGTAGAGAAACTTTACCTAGCGCTTGCTGGCGAGCCGATTAGCGTTGCTAATTCAATCGTGCGGCGATCTATCACCGGATATCTGCCATTAGAGATACCACTCTCTGTTATTAGCGCACTACCGGCGGTGCAGCGCTGGCTTCTTGCGATAGTTAAGGATGGGGCAAGGTGTGCTGCAACATATAATCAGACCCTTGATGCATATAGATTGAGCCATAAGATAAAAAATGGGGCTAATCCCTTTCCAAATATGAAGATTGACGGCTCTACGATAGAGCTCCCACTCTGGAGAGTTGATAGAGCTGGGCGATATCCTATCGTACTCAAAGGGGGCGAGCCGTTCGAGTTGGCGAATGGAGAGACCCTCGCTCCACGCGGTGGTATAGTTACCCTGCTTTTGCGGGGATACTGCTCGGAGCTCTTTATTCATGGACTTGGAGGAGCCAGGTACGATCGGTTCGTGGATGAATTTGCGCTGCGATACCTTGGACATTCACTGCCGAGCTTTGTTGTGGCGAGTCGCACACGACATCTATTTCCAGAAAAAGTAGAGGAGATCTCGCAAGCGATTGAACTAAAGCAACACTTTAAGGAGATCGTCTCACATACTGAAAAATTTCTAGGGCAAGGGCTCTTTAGCTCTGAAGAGGAGCAGGGGCTTCTTTTTCGTATAAGCGAGCGCCGAGAGTTGCTAGGGCTGTTGCATGCAGCATCCTGTGATGCTGAAAGGAGTGTGGCTGCAAAGCAGCTTAACGAGCTGAATAAAGGTGTTAAAGCTACCCTTGAGCAGAGCTCGCTATATCAGCGAGTGCAAAGTCATGGGTTGGATGAAAGATCTCTGCAATTATGGAGCGATAGGGAGTTCCCATACTTTTTCTGGAGCTAGTAGAGATAATGGATCAGATCGTTGTCCGGTTCAGAGAGGCTACAACTACCGATAGAGAGGTGCGCCTGAGAGCGTGCCTGTAGCAACTGCTCTTTGGAGATCTGTAGATCTTTAAAGAGCAATCCAGATGCAAAGGAGAAAGCCTCCATTGAGCTATTTTGTAAAAGTTCAATCAGTATTTCAAGTGGGGCTTTTGCCCCAAGGGTCCGTCTAAACATGACTGCGGCCGCAAGGTTCAGGAACCCGATAGGATAGGGGTTTCGCGCCTGATCTACTATCGGATGATGAAGTCCTCCGGTTACCTTGAGGGAGATCTTAGCATCGGCTGATTCGATAATCGCCTGAGCGAGGGTTGGCGCTTCGATGCCGGCCGGCCCGCTACAACGACATTTAAGAGCGACATTACTCCCTAGCTTAGAGATCTCGCGTATGGTTTCTTTTAACGTTGAGCGCCACGAATCGGTCGAAAGGTCGGGTTCAAGAGCAAGAAGTATCTGATTAGTGCTGGTGTAATCTTTGAATGCTGCGAGCGTGCCTGTTAAAGAGGCTGGGGTTACCTTCGCTTCAATCGAGGAGATTCGACAATTTATATCTCCAGAGGGGGGGGGTACCGAGAGCCTCTGAGCCACATTAATTACCTCCGCGTGCTCCTCGGTTGCGAGTAGGCAGATAGTAAGCGTGCTTTTAAAGCCATAGCTTTTAAAATCACAGTCACTCAGCTTTATATCGAGTAAGTTACGAGCATGTTGAGTATCTAACACTAGATCGCATGCCACTAGCCACGGTCGTTCTAGCGTCGAGGAGAGATCTGCGCTTTCCCGTAGGGCTTCTGCGAAGGAGCGCGAGGCGGGTGGAAACATACCAGCATAGTCGAAGAGTCGCTCAAGCATTATATCTAGTGTGAGTGTTCTATCGATCGCTATCATCTCTTTATCTGCCGTACCACTTGATCGATTGAGCCAAAGATATTGGTCTCCCTGAGACTCATTGAGATCTTGATACGGTCCCCATCTTTTAGGTAGGGGGTCGTTATCGTTCCAGAGTTAATCTTCTCAAGCATGCGCCGCTCAACTATGCAACTTGAGCCTAACGAGGCATCTGTGTTTGAGACCGTACCGCTTCCGATAATAGTGCCTGCGCCGAGAGCTCGAGTCTTAGTTGCGTGTTCAATCAATTGCAGAAAGGAGAAGTGCATCTCACCGGCATTAGGAGAGCCGAAGAGCTCGTTATTTAGATAGGTTTCAAGGGGCAGATGAACCCTGCCATCGCGCCAAGTATCTTTGAGCTCCTCCGGTGTAACGACGAAGGGCGAAAAAGAGGAGGGGGGTTTGCCGTGAAAGAAGCCGAATCCTGTCGACAACTCCCTAGGGATAAGCTCACGAAGGCTTATATCGTTCATTAGCATGATAAGCTTAATGTGTTGCAAAGCCTCTGGGGCAGTAGTTCCTTGCGGAACTGCATCGGTAATGATTGCAACCTCTGATTCAAAATCAACTCCATAAGCTGGATCAAGTAACGGTATGTCGTCAAAAGGTGACAGTAGGCCCTCGCTGGCACCTTGATACATAAGGGGGATCGTAAGGAGATCCTCTGGCAGCTCAGCATTGCGAGCCTTTCGCACCAGCTTTATATGTTGCACATAGGCGCTACCATCGAGGAGGGTCCAGCTACGGGGCAGCGGTGCGCAAAATACAACCTGCTCAGTTGATACGGTATGTGACCAATATCCGGCGCGCAGTTGGGCATCTATATTTTGCAGCTTCGCGCTAGAGGAGCCCCACGATTCAAGCGCTTGTCTTAAGGAAGAGAACTGGACATCTGGCAGAATCGCTACTGTTAAGCGATTTGGATGAATGATTACGAGCTGCCCATCCAGCTCTAGGCCGGGAACCTTACTGCGGATTGAGGCTAGGATCATAGATTCCCTCGTTCGGCCTGATCCCGTTCGATCGCTTCGAAGAGCGCTTTAAAGTTTCCCGCACCAAAACCGTTTGAGCCCTCGCGTTGAATAATTTCAAAGAACATTGTTGGTCGATCTTGTAAAGTTTTGGTGAAGATCTGGAGGAGATATCCATCCTCATCACGGTCAACAAGGACCCCTAACTCTTTGATCTTTGCAAGGTCCTCCTTGATTGTCCCAATACGCTGTGGAATCTCCTCATAGTAGTTTTTGGGCACGAAGAGGAAACGCACTCCACGAGCTCGTAGTTTCGTTACTACAGAGAGGATATCATCGGTTGCAAAAGCGATATGCTGCACCCCAGGCCCGCTATTAAATTCAAGGTACTCATCTATCTGGGATTTGCGCTTTCCCTGCGCCGGTTCATTAATGGGGAGCTTAATCTTGCCCCCTCCACCGTTAAGAACCTTGGACATCAGGGCGGAATATTCGGTTGAAATATCTTTATCAGAGAAGTGTTGGAGTTGAGAGAACCCGAGGGTATTCTCATAGAACTTGATCCAATGATCCATCTTGCCCAACTCTACATTACCCACCACATGGTCGAGTATCTTAATGCCGCTCTCTTCAATTGCGATATCACGGGGGAATATCTGGCTATACGGAGCGAAGCCGGGCCAATACGGGCCGTTGTATGTCTTTCTTTCGACAAAGGAGTGGATCGTGTCTCCATAGGTACGGATCGAAGCGTGAATTATTCTGCCATGATCGTCTCGCCATTCAGAGGGTGGAGATTCAGATACTGCGCCGCGCTTGACGGCTTCATAATATATAGCTTCACAGTGTGGAACTTTAAAGGCGATATCCTTAGCAGAAAATCCGTGCGTGTATACGTGTGAGGCGATCGGGCTCGTAGATTGCAGGGGGCAGGTGAGTTGCAGTAAGGTCTCTCCCTGTTTAAGGACGATGCTAACGGAGTCACGCCACCCTGTTTCCGGCCCACGATATGCGACCGGCAGGAATCCGAACGCGTGCGATAGAAAGAAGGCGCTCTGCTTTGCAGACTCCGTAAAGATCTCGATATGATCGAAGCCGTCAATTGCTAACGGATCGCCGCCAAGCGGTCGCTGTGTGTTATGCGGATCAAGATAAAATGTGACAAAGGTGACGTTATGCTTAGTTGGTGTCATAGGCGCACGCTTAAAGTTGCCACCCCCTAGAAGTGCCTAATAACGCCTACAGAGGGGGAACCCCTCTAAGTATATCCCTATTATGAGATACTGGCAGTAGGAAAGGTGCGAAGGGCAGGGCTATTTTAAAGCTTTGCTAAGGGTTTGAAATGTTAGAAGGCAGGTAGTAGCAAATTGTGGCGTCTGTTGAGCTTTGCAGTAGGCGAAGCGCTGGGAACGCCGTTCTCTAGAACGGCTTAGGTATAATACTCGGGTAGGCAATTCCTTTCACGGTCGGTTGGGTACCGGCGCTTATGCCCTGCCATAAAAGGCCTTAGAACTAGGTTGGATTCTCAATAAAGCGGGCTCGGTAGACAGAAATGAGTACGAAAAAGTGCTCTAATTATCAGAATTTACTTGCATTTCATATCATGAAATGATTTATTTCACTATATGAAATCCTTTAAGCCACGTCTTTTAACTACCAAACTCAAACTCGCAAGACGTGTCATGCCAGTAGTTGTAATTACTGGTGCCAGACAAACCGGGAAAACAACTCTTGTACAATCACTCGATCCCAATATTCCATATTTTACGCTAGATGATTTAGGGATTCTAGAACAAGCAGAAAAGTCACCTGAAACGCTTTTAACACAGAGGCCAGTAACGATTGATGAAGTGCAAAGGGCTCCGGCACTACTAACAGCCATCAAAAAGGCAGTTGATAAATCACGCAAGTCAGGGGACTTTCTCTTAACTGGATCAGCTAATCTTCTTCTTATGAAAGGTGTTTCAGAGTCGTTAGCTGGTAGAGCAGTTTACTTTGATCTTCCTCCATTTTGCCCAGTTGAATGGCTAGAAAAAAAAGAGCCTCTAACACCGCTTGATAAACTTTTTGAAGATGATTTTGATAATAGAAAAGATTGGCCGGAAGGGAAGGGGGACTTTCCGAAATGGTTGCTAAGAGGCGGCTTCCCATCTGCAATTGAAATCGACTCTGATGAAGAAAGAGCGATTTGGTTTTCTGCCTATACACAAACTTATCTTGAAAGAGATTTGCGTCAGTTAAGTGCAGTTTCTAGCCTTTCAGACTTTCAACGTCTTATGCGAATAGCCGCTCAAAGGACAGGAAAAATTATCAATCAGGCAGATTTAGCCAGAGACGCGGCTCTAAGTCATCCAACTGCCCATCGCTACCTTAATCTTCTTGAGACTGGTTGTCTGCTTTCAAGGCTTCTTCCTTACGCATCAAATTTAACTACAACGATGGTTAAATCACCTAAGTTACTATGGGCAGATTGTGGGTTAGCGGCCGCACTGGCTGGAATTACCGACAGAGCATCTTTGAAAAGACGTGATGATGTCGGCTTCTGGCTTGAGCAAGCGATTTTCCAAACACTCCAGGTTTGGAGGGCAACAAATCCAGATAAGAGACGTCTTTATTTTTGGCGAGACAAAAACAACAACGAAGTAGATTTTATTTTAGAGCATGATGGGGAGCTCGTAGCGTTAGAGCTTAAAACTGCTGAATCTGTCAGGCCATCAGATGCTAAAGGTCTAGCGGCCTTCAAAGACGCGCTTAAGAAAAAAAAGGTGCTTAAGCGTTCAGTGGTATTGCATGGGGGAGATAACGGTCGTCTTCTTGGAGATGATTTGTTAGCGCTACCTTGGGGCTGGATGATGCCACAGATATGAACTAGAGAGATTGCGGTATGGCATACGAATATGGAGCGGCAGAGTTAAATTGAGCGTTTTTGGCGTGCTATGAAGCGTGTAAGCATCCACAGCGAAGCAGAGTAAGAGTCGAGCCACGGGCTCTTGTGCGATGCCGAAGTTCCAAATTCCCTACCATCCGGGGAACTCGCGCCGCTGCTCGTAAGTACAGAGATTGGCAGCCGACCCGTAGCTCTCGAGTGAGGAGCTCAGAACAAAACGGACTGAGTAGTTAGTTACTGTAGATTTAAAACGAAATAAAGTATGCCGTTGGAATTGCTAACAGCGCAGGAGATAGAGCAAGAAGTAGAGGTAGTATTCTAGCCCCAGAGCTTGTTTCTACCAATTTAGAGCTGGGCAAAAAAAAACTACAGAAGGCGCCCATATTTTTTCGCTATCAGAGTAATAAAAATAAATTGATAGGCCGTAGCTAATCCAAGATAACGAACTTATTATTTTCCATACCATATGCGTAGTGCTCTGTCGTTGATACAAAGATACTCTTTGCCTTGACCCAAGGAAATCATAACACCGGATTTATACTTAGCCATGACAATTGTGGGGACAATTGCTGCAAGAGGATTAAAGCTTCGCAATTAACTATCCGCTTCCTATCCTTAATTAGGGTAGTGTGCTGTGATTTAAAGTCGTTTATAAACTATTTTACTATCTTCTCTTGGGAGTGAAATTAATGAAGGCATTAGTCAAACGAAAACAAGAGCGCGGTCTCTGGTTAGAAGATGTACCGGAACCTCAGTATGGAATTAATGACGTACTGATTAAGGTAGATCGCACAGGTATTTGCGGAACGGATCTTCATATCTACAAGTGGGATGCCTGGGCTCAGCGAACTATTCCGGTACCAATGGTTGTTGGGCATGAATTTGTTGGCGAGATTGTTGAAGTTGGCTCTAACGTAAATGATTTTCGAAAAGGGCAGATAGTTAGTGGTGAAGGTCATGTGGTCTGTGGTCGCTGCCGAAACTGCCTAGCAGGCCGCCGCCATCTTTGTAGTGACACATCGGGCGTCGGTGTAAATAGACCGGGAGCCTTTGCTGAATATGTAGCGATTCCATTTAGCAACGTATGGCAGCATAGAGCTGATATTGATCTAGATGTGGCCTCTATATTTGATCCATTTGGAAATGCAGTTCATACAGCGCTCAGTTTTGATCTGTTAGGAGAAGATGTACTAATTACTGGAGCAGGACCGATTGGACTTATGGCCGTCGCAATTGCAAAACATGCTGGCGCACGTTTTATTGTGATTACAGATATCAACGAGTATAGACTGGATCTAGCCCGAAAAATGGGGGCGACAGTTGCGCTCAATGTCAACGCTGGGACCATCGCAGAGGTGCAAAAACAACTTCGTATGAAGGAAGGGTTTGACGTTGGACTTGAAATGTCAGGCAGTCCCTCCGCATTTAAGAATATGCTTGCTAATATGTGTCATGGAGGAAAAATTGCACTGCTCGGCATTCCCTCTGAAGAAATAGCAATCGACTGGAATTTAGTGGTCTTCAATATGCTCACCATTAAAGGAATTTATGGCCGCGAGATGTATGAGACCTGGTATAAAATGTCAGTCATGTTAGAGAGCGGACTTGAAATTAAGCCAGTTATTACTCATCGCTATCACTATACTGAATTTGAAAAAGGCTTTGAAGTTATGGAGTCGGGTAAATCAGGTAAGGTAATTCTGGATTGGAGCCATTAATAAGCTGTTCTAAGGATTTGTCATGAATGAAAAAACTCGAGCACATTATCTACGGCAGCTTGAAGATATTGAGACCGCGGGCACATTCAAGAGAGAAAGAACAATCGCCACTCCACAACGGGCACATATTAGACTTCACAACGGCTCTGAAGTTTTGAATATGTGCGCAAATAATTATCTAGGTCTTGCCGAACACCCCGAAGTAATTAAAGCAGCCCATCAAGCGCTTGATCGCTGGGGATATGGATTAGCGTCGGTACGTTTCATTTGTGGAACGCAGGAACTACATCTGCAATTAGAGGCTAAGCTCAGTGCATTTTTAGGGACTGAAGAGACTATTCTTTACGGCTCTTGTTTTGACGCAAATAGCGGTTTGTTTGAAACAATTCTTGCTGCTGAAGACGCAGTTATTTCTGATGAACTTAATCACGCCAGCATTATAGACGGTATCCGCTTGTGCAAGGCAAATCGATATCGTTACCGCAATAATGATATGGAAGATCTGTCGGCAAAGCTTGAAGAAGCTAGGGCTGCCGGTTCTCGAACTATACTAATTGCTACCGATGGAGTTTTCTCGATGGATGGATACATCGCTAATCTTCCGGCAATCTGTGACCTCGCGGAAAAGTTCGGTGCATTGGTTATGGTTGACGATTCGCATGCGGTAGGATTCATGGGTAAAACTGGGCGTGGAACGCATGAACACCATGGAGTTATGGGGCGCATCGATATAATTAGCGGAACCCTTGGAAAAGCATTAGGAGGAGCAAGCGGCGGATATACCAGTGGCCGTAAAGAGATTATCTCACTCCTAAGGCAGAGATCTCGGCCATACCTTTTCTCAAATACACTAGCTCCATCGATTGCCGGAGCATCGATCCGCGTACTAGAATTGTTGGCTGAATCGACGGCTTTGCGTGACAAACTCGAAAGTAATACAGCGTTGTTTCGAAAGGAGATGACTAAACGCGGGTTTAGTATTTTGCCAGGTACTCATCCAATCGCACCACTTATGATAGGAGACGCTGGACAAGCAACTCGATTTGCCGATGCAATGCTCCAAAAAGGGGTCTATGTTATCGGCTTCTCATTTCCGGTTGTGCCTCTTGGCAAAGCGCGAATTCGTACCCAGTTATCGGCTGCGCACTCTCACGAAGATATCCTGTTCGGGATTGAGGCATTTGAATCAGTCAGGAAAGATATCGATTTACGGTAAGAGAACAAAACTTTTCAAGATAGGATGCCACCTCGCTGACTGTATCTATCGATAGTAGTTATGTTCTCTGATAGTAGCGATTAACTTTCCAGCGAGAAGGGTGTAAAGTTAGTATCACTATCGTAATAGTCCTCTTTCTCGACCCTCTTGAGAAATTTAACGATCTGATAAGTAATTGGTGTATTAACAACCTCCCAGAGAACCTTAAGTGTATAATTAGTCAACATAACTTTGAGGATTAACGAGTTATCCCAAATTCCATAGAATGCGATTGGATAGAAGATCATCGAATCAATCATTTCTCCAATAATTGTTGAACCAATAGTACGAAGCCATAGGAACCTTCCCTTGGTAAAAACTTTCATACGCGCGAGCACATATGAGTTGCAGAATTCGCCACAACAGAATGCAACCAATGAGGCTCCAGCAATTCGCGGAGTAGCACCAAATATAGCTTCAATGGCTGACTGGTTCTGGTATCCAATTGCGGGTGGAAGCGCGACAATAAACCAAGCCATGAGAGAGGCAAAGGCAAGTCCGCCAAATCCCGCCCAAACTACTCTGCGTGCCCTCGCATACCCGTAGACCTCTGTAAGAATGTCTCCAAATACATAGCTAATCGGGAAAAATAGAATGCCGCCAGTGAAAGTAAATCCCCAGATGGTTGTCACTTTCGAAGCCCCTATCACGCTGGAACAGACTAGCACTGTGACAAATGTGGCCATTATCAGATCGTAGTAGCGGTAGTTGCGACGTTCCATGAAGATTACGATAGCAGACAAACGCTACTTTAATCACTGCATTAATAAGTAATAATCTGGAAATAGCGTATCTACCAAAACAAGCTAGGTTGGATTCTCTATAAAGCGGGCTCGGTAGCGCTTAAATAGTGAGCTTCTATTTGCCGGACCGTTGGCCTCGTCGTGAAATCCGAGTAGGGTTGGTTTTAGACAGCTTGACCAGCGGTCTTTATCGTATCCCCCCTCAAGCAC contains:
- a CDS encoding ATP-binding protein, which translates into the protein MPVVVITGARQTGKTTLVQSLDPNIPYFTLDDLGILEQAEKSPETLLTQRPVTIDEVQRAPALLTAIKKAVDKSRKSGDFLLTGSANLLLMKGVSESLAGRAVYFDLPPFCPVEWLEKKEPLTPLDKLFEDDFDNRKDWPEGKGDFPKWLLRGGFPSAIEIDSDEERAIWFSAYTQTYLERDLRQLSAVSSLSDFQRLMRIAAQRTGKIINQADLARDAALSHPTAHRYLNLLETGCLLSRLLPYASNLTTTMVKSPKLLWADCGLAAALAGITDRASLKRRDDVGFWLEQAIFQTLQVWRATNPDKRRLYFWRDKNNNEVDFILEHDGELVALELKTAESVRPSDAKGLAAFKDALKKKKVLKRSVVLHGGDNGRLLGDDLLALPWGWMMPQI
- the tdh gene encoding L-threonine 3-dehydrogenase, with the protein product MKALVKRKQERGLWLEDVPEPQYGINDVLIKVDRTGICGTDLHIYKWDAWAQRTIPVPMVVGHEFVGEIVEVGSNVNDFRKGQIVSGEGHVVCGRCRNCLAGRRHLCSDTSGVGVNRPGAFAEYVAIPFSNVWQHRADIDLDVASIFDPFGNAVHTALSFDLLGEDVLITGAGPIGLMAVAIAKHAGARFIVITDINEYRLDLARKMGATVALNVNAGTIAEVQKQLRMKEGFDVGLEMSGSPSAFKNMLANMCHGGKIALLGIPSEEIAIDWNLVVFNMLTIKGIYGREMYETWYKMSVMLESGLEIKPVITHRYHYTEFEKGFEVMESGKSGKVILDWSH
- a CDS encoding glycine C-acetyltransferase, which codes for MNEKTRAHYLRQLEDIETAGTFKRERTIATPQRAHIRLHNGSEVLNMCANNYLGLAEHPEVIKAAHQALDRWGYGLASVRFICGTQELHLQLEAKLSAFLGTEETILYGSCFDANSGLFETILAAEDAVISDELNHASIIDGIRLCKANRYRYRNNDMEDLSAKLEEARAAGSRTILIATDGVFSMDGYIANLPAICDLAEKFGALVMVDDSHAVGFMGKTGRGTHEHHGVMGRIDIISGTLGKALGGASGGYTSGRKEIISLLRQRSRPYLFSNTLAPSIAGASIRVLELLAESTALRDKLESNTALFRKEMTKRGFSILPGTHPIAPLMIGDAGQATRFADAMLQKGVYVIGFSFPVVPLGKARIRTQLSAAHSHEDILFGIEAFESVRKDIDLR
- a CDS encoding queuosine precursor transporter yields the protein MERRNYRYYDLIMATFVTVLVCSSVIGASKVTTIWGFTFTGGILFFPISYVFGDILTEVYGYARARRVVWAGFGGLAFASLMAWFIVALPPAIGYQNQSAIEAIFGATPRIAGASLVAFCCGEFCNSYVLARMKVFTKGRFLWLRTIGSTIIGEMIDSMIFYPIAFYGIWDNSLILKVMLTNYTLKVLWEVVNTPITYQIVKFLKRVEKEDYYDSDTNFTPFSLES